A stretch of the Musa acuminata AAA Group cultivar baxijiao chromosome BXJ2-7, Cavendish_Baxijiao_AAA, whole genome shotgun sequence genome encodes the following:
- the LOC103992686 gene encoding serine/threonine-protein phosphatase PP2A-1 catalytic subunit isoform X2: MPSYADLDRQIEQLRECKFLAEAEVKVLCDQARAILVEEWNVQPVRCPVTVCGDIHGQFYDLVELFRIGGEAPDTNYLFMGDYVDRGYYSVETVTLLVALKVRYRDRITILRGNHESRQITQVYGFYDECLRKYGNANVWKYFTDLFDYLPLTALIESQIFCLHGGLSPSLDTLDNIRDLNRIQEGLCVIFSGLILMIGVDGEYHQGERDIHLDRTLHSILITQMVSVLLPELINLLWKVSIGARTRMLSQCLAHQTTVTGAVTWQQY; this comes from the exons ATGCCGTCCTACGCGGATCTGGACCGCCAGATCGAGCAGCTTAGGGAATGCAAGTTCTTGGCGGAGGCGGAAGTGAAGGTCCTCTGCGACCAAGCCCGGGCAATCCTGGTTGAGGAGTGGAACGTCCAGCCAGTGAGGTGTCCCGTCACCGTCTGCGGCGACATCCACGGGCAGTTCTATGATCTCGTCGAACTCTTCCGGATCGGAGGGGAGGCGCCCGACACCAATTACCTCTTTATGGGGGACTACGTAG ATCGTGGTTATTACTCTGTTGAAACAGTCACACTTTTAGTGGCCTTGAAAGTTCGTTACAGAGATAGAATTACAATCCTTAGGGGCAATCACGAGAGCCGGCAAATAACTCAAGT gtatggtttttatgatgaatgctTGAGAAAGTATGGGAATGCAAATGTGTGGAAGTATTTTACTGATCTATTTGATTATCTGCCTCTTACAGCACTCATTGAGAGTCAG ATATTCTGTTTGCATGGTGGTCTGTCCCCATCCTTGGATACATTAGATAACATCCGTGATCTGAACCGTATACAGGAG GGCCTATGTGTGATCTTCTCTGGTCTGATCCTGATGATCGGTGTGGATGGGGAATATCACCAAGGGGAGCGGGATATACATTTGGACAGGACATTGCACAGCATTTTAATCACACAAATGGTCTCAGTCTTATTGCCAGAGCTCATCAACTTGTTATGGAAGGTTTCAATTGGTGCCAG
- the LOC135616322 gene encoding 17.0 kDa class II heat shock protein-like: MDARLMGLDGPLMSTLHHLVDLPDEVEKALKAPTRTYVRDARAMAATPADVKELPGVYVFVVDMPELKPNEIKVQVEDDCVLVVSGERRRKEEEEEEKEVKYLRMERRMGKFMRRFSLPDNANVDVVSATYKDGVLTITVEKLPPPEPKKTKTIEVKVA; the protein is encoded by the coding sequence ATGGACGCGAGGCTGATGGGGCTCGACGGCCCTCTGATGTCGACGCTACACCACCTAGTGGACCTCCCGGACGAGGtggagaaggcactcaaagccccTACTCGGACCTACGTCCGCGACGCCAGGGCCATGGCGGCGACGCCCGCCGACGTGAAGGAGCTCCCAGGCGTCTACGTCTTTGTCGTGGACATGCCTGAGCTCAAGCCCAACGAGATCAAGGTCCAGGTGGAGGACGACTGCGTGCTCGTCGTCAGCGGAGAGCGGCgccggaaggaggaggaggaggaggagaaggaggtgaaGTACCTGAGGATGGAACGGCGGATGGGCAAGTTCATGCGCAGGTTCTCGCTGCCGGACAACGCCAACGTCGACGTTGTCAGCGCCACGTACAAGGACGGGGTGCTCACCATCACCGTCGAGAAGTTGCCGCCGCCTGAGCCGAAGAAGACGAAGACCATCGAGGTCAAAGTTGCGTGA
- the LOC103992688 gene encoding uncharacterized protein LOC103992688, producing the protein MEEDRDDSSASSSSSGIQPRGLLVLFAIFILFCLPSLFSASFRGFRAVFVKNGWDTLNFVLVLFAVLCGVLGRRNSGDDTGKSPSASSPKDVWYNDHSAQLSSYLDHAAVGHSTRMRSSSSYPDLRQEAAWGGASVAEGWQFFDDTHLYRRRSDSGSWESQRFGGSSGKAIPVASFVIRRSRSPVSRSPPSQPPPTPPTTAQRLPKRNLEKLPHNVVEKDAIFETRNSQPPSSPPTAQPRRRHGRGRSLEKFPEREVEGDANPGTRHRRSRTVEDLPDWKVEQHWNTGAQKPHTPHPTSRPPSPSPPSQPHEVKTNNKKRRGGGAKDIAAAIALFYKKRKRGSKTKRSHDDISLYMGASSSSPPRPRSSSVLHHLFSHKKSKNRGFHSSSTSPPHSPPLPPSLPSTWRYGKQSSPPPSPPPPPPTRQYKRQAPLPPPPPPAPPQGKLDKRKEKLNLSDFPLPPSSPLLPPPPPQASSSQELFSDDEEAGNTDSERFGGTAANTGENGTDEGVAVFCPSPDVDNKSELFIARFRARLKLEKLNSIREKQRQRQQQQQEEEIMMIGSLFGDDLI; encoded by the coding sequence ATGGAGGAAGATAGAGATGATTCTtcggcttcctcttcttcctctggcaTTCAGCCGCGGGGGTTGCTAGTACTGTTTGCCATCTTTATCCTGTTCTGCCTCCCCTCCCTCTTCTCTGCTTCCTTTCGTGGCTTTCGCGCGGTGTTCGTCAAGAACGGATGGGACACTCTCAACTTCGTCCTCGTCCTTTTCGCCGTCCTCTGCGGCGTCCTCGGCCGCCGGAACTCCGGCGACGACACCGGCAAGTCCCCCTCCGCTTCATCCCCCAAGGACGTCTGGTACAACGATCACTCGGCGCAGCTTAGCAGCTACCTTGATCACGCTGCGGTGGGCCATTCGACGAGGATGAGGAGCAGCAGCTCCTATCCGGACCTGAGGCAGGAGGCCGCGTGGGGCGGCGCCTCCGTCGCTGAAGGGTGGCAGTTCTTCGACGACACCCATCTGTATCGTCGGAGGTCGGATTCAGGTAGCTGGGAAAGCCAGAGGTTTGGGGGGTCGTCGGGCAAGGCCATTCCGGTGGCTTCGTTTGTTATCCGGCGGAGCCGTTCTCCAGTATCGAGATCTCCGCCGAGTCAGCCGCCGCCTACTCCTCCGACCACGGCGCAGCGGCTGCCCAAGAGGAACTTAGAAAAGCTTCCGCATAATGTGGTAGAAAAAGATGCCATCTTTGAAACGCGGAATTCCCAACCGCCATCATCCCCGCCAACGGCGCAGCCTCGGCGGCGACACGGCAGAGGGAGGAGCCTCGAGAAGTTTCCGGAGAGGGAGGTGGAGGGAGACGCGAATCCTGGAACAAGACATAGGAGGAGTAGGACCGTCGAGGATCTCCCAGATTGGAAGGTGGAGCAACATTGGAACACGGGAGCACAGAAGCCACACACGCCACATCCAACGAGTCGGCCACCCTCTCCATCGCCGCCGTCGCAGCCTCATGAGGTGAAGACGAACaataagaagaggagaggaggaggtgcCAAGGATATCGCCGCCGCCATCGCTTTATTCTacaagaagagaaagagagggagcAAGACGAAGAGGAGCCACGACGATATATCGCTTTACATGGGGGCATCTTCTTCTTCGCCGCCGCGACCCCGGTCTTCCTCTGTCTTGCACCACCTGTTCTCTCACAAGAAGAGTAAGAACCGAGGGTTTCACTCATCATCAACGTCTCCTCCGCATTCCCCTCCGTTGCCGCCATCCCTTCCTTCGACCTGGCGTTATGGTAAGCaatcctctcctcctccctcaccaccacctcctccgccaACCCGCCAATATAAGAGGCAAGCGCCACTGCCTCCGCCACCCCCTCCGGCTCCACCACAGGGTAAGCTCGACAAGAGGAAAGAAAAGCTCAATCTTTCCGACTTCCCACTACCTCCGTCGTCTCCCCTACTTCCACCGCCACCGCCTCAAGCATCCAGTTCGCAAGAGCTGTTCTCCGACGATGAGGAGGCGGGGAACACTGACAGTGAAAGATTCGGGGGAACTGCCGCAAACACGGGGGAGAACGGAACGGATGAGGGGGTGGCGGTGTTCTGCCCCAGCCCCGACGTTGACAACAAGTCAGAGCTCTTCATTGCTCGATTCCGCGCGCGTCTGAAGCTCGAGAAGCTGAACTCGATCCGAGAAAAGCAGCggcagaggcagcagcagcaacaagaaGAGGAGATCATGATGATCGGCAGCCTCTTCGGTGACGATCTCATCTAA